A region of Mesorhizobium sp. AR02 DNA encodes the following proteins:
- a CDS encoding LysR substrate-binding domain-containing protein, translated as MNYKQLEAFRAVMEAGTVTGASELLHIAQPSVSAHISNLEHALKIPLFIRRAGRLVPTAEAMLLNEEVGRIVKGMARIRRLAGDIRQLEAGRLMIGVYPALASIVLPRFLKSFAGHHPKARMSIFPAASLRIAELTANKEIDIGLVQMPVVDPAIACDLIFQTECVCVAPLDHAFANDGVIFAAQLEGQEFIALGREDRTRQDIERALDDAGVAVGYRFETPFADTACALVAQGLGVSIVDPFSAARWAGKLTIRPFSPDLLCHIYMVRNRAQVSSMLQQAFEREFRTALEENMSGGTHLF; from the coding sequence ATGAACTACAAGCAGCTTGAAGCATTCCGGGCGGTCATGGAGGCAGGAACGGTCACCGGCGCGAGCGAGCTGCTGCATATCGCCCAGCCTTCGGTCAGCGCGCATATTTCGAACCTGGAACATGCGTTGAAAATCCCGCTCTTCATTCGTCGGGCGGGACGTCTCGTTCCGACGGCGGAAGCCATGCTTCTCAACGAAGAGGTCGGGCGGATCGTCAAGGGAATGGCAAGGATACGGCGCCTGGCTGGAGATATCAGGCAACTGGAAGCCGGGCGACTGATGATCGGTGTCTATCCGGCGCTTGCCAGCATCGTCTTGCCGCGTTTCCTGAAATCATTTGCCGGGCATCATCCGAAGGCGCGCATGAGCATCTTTCCGGCGGCTTCGCTGCGGATCGCGGAATTGACGGCAAACAAGGAGATCGACATCGGCCTCGTTCAGATGCCGGTGGTGGATCCGGCAATCGCCTGCGATCTGATTTTCCAGACCGAATGCGTCTGCGTGGCGCCGCTCGACCATGCATTCGCCAATGACGGCGTGATCTTCGCAGCCCAGCTTGAAGGTCAGGAATTCATCGCGCTTGGCCGCGAGGACCGCACCCGGCAGGATATCGAGCGCGCCCTGGATGACGCTGGGGTTGCCGTCGGCTACCGTTTCGAAACACCGTTCGCCGATACGGCATGCGCGCTGGTCGCACAGGGGCTGGGCGTGTCGATCGTCGACCCGTTCTCGGCGGCTCGATGGGCAGGCAAATTGACGATACGGCCCTTCAGCCCCGATCTTCTCTGCCACATCTACATGGTCAGAAACAGGGCTCAGGTCTCGTCCATGTTGCAGCAGGCGTTCGAGCGGGAATTCCGGACCGCGCTCGAGGAGAATATGAGCGGAGGCACGCACTTATTTTAG
- a CDS encoding GntR family transcriptional regulator, whose amino-acid sequence MAGAAFRKPGVEIVPLSRETLQDRVYRHVTELILDGSIVPGEMVTVQSLADAFGVSPMPVREALRRLTAANALMVVSGRSIGIPALSRARLVDLRNVRFEIEAIAAAWAAERIDDQGIAQLGQHLAALEQANAAGDVKSYLRANYAFHFSIYRAAGSENILNIIENLWLQISPYFNMLHDSGNYSTANEHHQAMYAALRNRDADAVRQAIRADIDAAFDVLVDLLK is encoded by the coding sequence ATGGCCGGAGCGGCGTTCAGGAAGCCTGGTGTCGAGATCGTGCCCCTGTCCAGGGAAACCCTGCAGGACAGGGTCTATCGCCATGTCACCGAATTGATCCTCGACGGCAGCATCGTGCCCGGCGAGATGGTGACGGTGCAAAGCCTGGCCGACGCCTTCGGAGTCAGCCCGATGCCGGTCAGGGAGGCGTTGCGGCGGCTGACCGCGGCCAACGCCTTGATGGTCGTTTCAGGCCGCTCGATCGGAATTCCCGCACTCAGCCGCGCGCGCCTCGTCGATCTCAGGAATGTCCGCTTCGAGATCGAAGCGATCGCCGCCGCCTGGGCGGCCGAGCGCATCGACGACCAGGGCATCGCGCAGCTCGGCCAGCATTTGGCAGCACTCGAGCAGGCCAATGCGGCGGGAGACGTCAAATCCTATCTGCGCGCCAACTACGCCTTTCATTTCTCCATATACCGGGCGGCTGGCTCCGAAAACATCCTCAACATCATCGAGAATTTGTGGCTACAGATCAGCCCCTATTTCAACATGCTGCATGATTCCGGAAACTATTCGACCGCCAACGAGCACCACCAGGCGATGTACGCGGCGCTGCGCAACCGCGACGCCGATGCCGTCCGCCAGGCGATCCGCGCCGACATCGACGCTGCCTTCGATGTCCTGGTCGACCTGCTGAAATAG
- a CDS encoding sugar ABC transporter substrate-binding protein, translating to MGIGLKVRRLALLAGMAACAFGMSGAEAAEKHKIFLSMSYIGNDWQAEAANMVKAMAAHKSLADKVDLQVQVAGPNAQRQIQQINAMVQSGAEAIVVYPISPTALNQVVKNACDKGVKVFAYDAEITEPCAYNVHIDQLEAGRVTAEWLVKKLNGKGNIIAITGVPGTSVDDQRTKAAKEVFAKYPDIKIVGEAVGMWSQAVARTELSKILATRSWNDINGLWMQVGCFTANSMQLEAGKKASELLPCAGEGSNGGRIQMLPEGTEVEGAAPPYAPAGAQRISYASPPYSGALALKLAVEAIEGKDVPKTTILPLPLVTNETIKLCDEGTWAEMKAGCNVFKPSLVSNPGWFASIFSDQTPEIGLNAALVGQPEN from the coding sequence ATGGGTATCGGATTGAAAGTCCGGCGGCTCGCGCTGCTGGCGGGCATGGCTGCTTGCGCCTTTGGCATGTCGGGCGCCGAAGCAGCCGAAAAGCACAAGATATTTCTCAGCATGAGCTACATCGGCAATGACTGGCAGGCCGAGGCGGCAAACATGGTCAAGGCCATGGCGGCTCACAAGAGCCTTGCCGACAAGGTCGACCTGCAGGTCCAGGTCGCCGGGCCCAACGCACAACGCCAGATCCAGCAGATCAACGCCATGGTGCAAAGCGGCGCCGAGGCGATCGTCGTCTATCCGATCTCGCCGACCGCGCTCAATCAGGTCGTGAAGAATGCCTGCGACAAGGGCGTGAAGGTCTTCGCCTACGACGCCGAGATCACCGAACCTTGTGCCTACAATGTCCATATCGACCAGCTGGAAGCGGGCAGGGTAACCGCCGAATGGCTGGTGAAAAAGCTCAACGGCAAGGGCAACATCATCGCCATCACCGGTGTTCCCGGTACATCCGTCGACGATCAGCGCACAAAGGCCGCCAAGGAGGTCTTCGCCAAATATCCCGACATCAAGATTGTCGGCGAGGCTGTCGGCATGTGGAGCCAGGCGGTCGCGCGCACCGAGCTCTCCAAGATCCTCGCCACGCGCAGCTGGAACGACATCAACGGGCTGTGGATGCAGGTCGGCTGCTTCACCGCGAACTCGATGCAGCTCGAGGCCGGCAAGAAGGCCAGCGAACTCTTGCCCTGCGCCGGCGAAGGCTCCAATGGCGGCCGCATCCAGATGTTGCCTGAGGGCACCGAAGTCGAAGGGGCGGCTCCGCCCTATGCACCGGCGGGCGCGCAGCGCATTTCCTATGCCTCGCCGCCTTATTCCGGGGCGCTGGCGCTGAAACTTGCCGTCGAGGCGATCGAAGGCAAGGATGTGCCGAAGACCACGATCCTGCCGCTGCCGCTCGTCACCAATGAAACGATCAAGCTGTGCGATGAAGGCACATGGGCGGAAATGAAGGCCGGGTGCAACGTCTTCAAGCCGTCGCTGGTTTCCAACCCCGGCTGGTTCGCCTCGATCTTTTCCGACCAGACGCCCGAGATCGGCCTCAACGCCGCCCTCGTCGGACAGCCGGAAAACTGA
- a CDS encoding sugar ABC transporter ATP-binding protein translates to MTEHSEPPAIEIDGIGKAFGATVALDGVSFRIAPGSVHALLGENGAGKSTLVKLLSGLVRPSAGHIRVFGKEIGYGAPRTAHALGVQTAFQEMTLVRDLSVLDNMLLPYAPVGISGLIRRAAARKAVRRHIDELGFSVDLDAEVGELELSVRQKIEIARAVYRKPRILLLDEPTSTLAGRDVDWLGDIIARLKAAGTTIVFITHRMREVRAFCDTLTILRNGRHIVTAPVADVSDGDVIEKIIGRSIEQTFPPKPDGAQAFGPPVLGVRDLKVGRKLDGARFDLRRGEILGIAGLQGMGQQDLFLACFGMAEITCGDVLVDGRKVWLGSPADALRPNMAIGLVPEDRKSEGLFLKLSGSQNATLPVVSRFTRFGLLDAAAETRSVEEAFATVEVDRRALWTRAGAFSGGNQQKIAIAKWLVAQSRILLLFDPTRGIDVGTKHELYVMMRNYVAAGGSILLHSTEIPELVHQCDRVLVLYDGRIAAELEGDAITEPAIMRPALGHAGEAA, encoded by the coding sequence ATGACAGAACATTCCGAACCCCCCGCCATCGAGATCGACGGCATCGGCAAGGCGTTCGGCGCGACCGTCGCGCTGGATGGCGTGTCGTTCCGCATCGCGCCCGGCAGCGTCCACGCATTGCTGGGTGAGAATGGCGCCGGCAAGTCGACGCTGGTGAAACTGCTGTCGGGGCTGGTGCGGCCGAGTGCCGGTCACATCAGGGTCTTCGGCAAGGAGATCGGCTATGGCGCGCCGCGCACGGCCCATGCGCTGGGCGTGCAGACGGCGTTCCAGGAGATGACCCTGGTGCGCGATCTCTCCGTCCTCGACAACATGCTTTTACCCTACGCCCCCGTCGGCATCTCCGGTCTGATCCGCCGCGCAGCCGCGCGCAAGGCTGTCCGCCGACACATCGACGAACTCGGTTTTTCCGTCGATCTCGACGCCGAGGTCGGCGAGCTCGAGCTTTCAGTGCGCCAGAAGATCGAGATCGCGCGAGCAGTCTATCGCAAGCCGCGCATCCTGCTGCTCGACGAGCCCACCTCGACGCTCGCCGGTCGCGATGTCGACTGGCTGGGCGACATCATCGCCAGGCTGAAGGCGGCGGGCACCACCATCGTCTTCATCACCCACCGCATGCGCGAGGTGCGCGCCTTTTGCGACACGCTGACGATCCTGAGGAACGGCCGTCACATCGTCACCGCGCCGGTCGCCGATGTCTCGGACGGCGACGTCATCGAGAAGATCATCGGCCGCAGCATCGAGCAGACCTTTCCGCCCAAGCCCGACGGCGCTCAGGCGTTCGGCCCACCGGTTCTGGGGGTGCGCGACCTCAAGGTCGGGCGCAAGCTCGATGGCGCGCGCTTCGACCTGCGCCGGGGCGAGATCCTCGGCATTGCCGGACTGCAAGGCATGGGCCAGCAGGACCTGTTCCTGGCCTGCTTCGGTATGGCCGAAATCACCTGCGGCGACGTCCTTGTCGACGGCCGCAAGGTCTGGCTCGGCTCGCCGGCGGATGCCTTGCGGCCCAACATGGCCATCGGCCTGGTGCCGGAAGACCGCAAATCCGAAGGCCTGTTCCTGAAACTGTCGGGCAGCCAGAACGCCACGCTGCCGGTGGTGTCGCGCTTCACACGCTTCGGCCTGCTCGACGCCGCGGCCGAGACCCGTTCGGTCGAGGAGGCATTCGCCACTGTCGAAGTCGACCGCCGCGCGCTGTGGACGCGGGCCGGGGCGTTTTCCGGCGGCAACCAGCAGAAGATCGCCATCGCCAAATGGCTGGTGGCGCAGAGCCGGATCCTGCTTCTGTTCGATCCCACACGCGGCATCGATGTCGGCACCAAGCACGAGCTCTATGTGATGATGCGAAACTACGTCGCCGCCGGCGGCTCGATCCTGCTGCATTCGACCGAGATTCCCGAACTGGTCCACCAATGCGACCGGGTCCTGGTCCTCTATGACGGGCGCATCGCGGCCGAGCTCGAAGGCGACGCCATCACCGAGCCCGCCATCATGCGCCCGGCGCTCGGCCATGCCGGCGAAGCCGCATGA